One Telluria mixta DNA window includes the following coding sequences:
- a CDS encoding DUF4214 domain-containing protein, protein MATVSDITTTPLSGLNYIDALLDSGPDWNYLTTSSGSATYTLTYTFSVSAGTEDAASAQKNFTGAQQAFSASQQDATRAALAYITKLTGIQFAETTDGNAAQVHFADVNLITSNVTGLCSWHSSYGYSGVQLSSYDADAYVYLDNVEWNYQNANLAQGGQGYETLLHELGHALGLKHPFEDSITLPASQDNTSNTLMSYTEVGGPYTTYRQDDIAALMWLYGDDGLRGKLGINSTTGARFLVGTSSADVITGTGVDDKLEGDGGNDMIDGGAGTDTAVFRGVRGNYTFNALAGGNLQVTSKDGSDGVDTLHSIEVLQFADQSVSSADVVNADTTAPNAPTLAVTKNANGYAAGSNPAVTGVAEAGATVKVYMTDNTLVGSTTADASGVWSLTTTKSFADGTGYKIYATATDAAGNTSTASGTATFNIDAHAPVAPTAAFSQTGNQGTFSGTGEAGTTIYLTRVGDFVDIAAATVGGDGKWTVKTSPLPNGSYTIRAVSEDLAGNSKSALADVAFTVNSSANVTGTAAADKLAPAGANAAIDGLGGIDTVTFAGARSNFTVAKETWGYGVTDKVGGAGHDAVINVERLQFSDGNAVALDINGSAGAAFRLYQAALDRPAEKAGLGFWIYQLDRGLSLDDMVQDIIATQPEFIQKYGANPTDAQFVNLLYANVLHRTPDQAGYDFWLKALTNHDTTHVGIVKFFSESPENQAQVIGSIQNGIEYTPWNG, encoded by the coding sequence ATGGCTACCGTATCCGACATCACGACCACCCCCCTGTCCGGGTTGAACTATATCGATGCCTTGCTCGATAGCGGTCCCGACTGGAACTATCTGACGACTTCCTCGGGCAGTGCGACCTATACACTGACCTACACGTTTTCCGTCTCCGCCGGCACCGAGGACGCGGCGTCCGCGCAAAAGAATTTCACGGGCGCGCAGCAGGCGTTTTCCGCCTCCCAGCAGGATGCGACCCGGGCCGCCCTGGCGTACATCACCAAGCTGACGGGCATCCAGTTCGCCGAGACGACCGACGGCAACGCGGCACAAGTCCATTTTGCCGACGTCAACCTCATCACGAGCAATGTGACGGGCCTGTGCAGCTGGCACAGCAGCTACGGCTACAGCGGCGTCCAGCTGAGCAGCTACGATGCCGACGCCTACGTCTACCTCGACAACGTCGAATGGAATTACCAGAACGCGAACCTGGCCCAGGGCGGCCAGGGCTATGAAACGCTGCTGCACGAGCTGGGCCACGCGCTCGGCCTGAAGCACCCGTTCGAGGACAGCATCACGCTGCCGGCCTCGCAGGACAACACGTCGAACACGCTGATGTCCTACACCGAGGTCGGCGGTCCGTACACGACGTATCGCCAGGACGACATCGCCGCCCTCATGTGGCTGTACGGCGACGACGGCCTGCGCGGCAAACTGGGCATCAATTCGACGACGGGCGCCCGCTTCCTCGTCGGCACGAGCAGTGCCGACGTCATCACCGGAACGGGCGTGGACGACAAGCTTGAGGGAGATGGAGGTAACGATATGATCGATGGGGGAGCAGGCACGGACACTGCCGTATTCCGCGGCGTGCGTGGCAACTATACCTTCAACGCACTGGCGGGCGGCAACCTGCAGGTGACGAGCAAGGACGGCAGCGATGGCGTCGACACGCTGCATTCGATCGAGGTGCTGCAATTCGCGGACCAGTCCGTCAGCAGCGCGGACGTCGTCAACGCCGACACCACGGCGCCAAACGCACCGACGCTGGCCGTGACCAAGAACGCGAACGGCTACGCCGCCGGCAGCAATCCGGCCGTGACCGGCGTCGCCGAAGCGGGCGCCACGGTCAAGGTCTATATGACCGACAACACGCTGGTCGGCTCGACCACGGCCGACGCGAGCGGCGTCTGGAGCCTGACGACAACGAAATCCTTCGCCGACGGCACCGGCTACAAGATCTACGCCACGGCCACCGACGCGGCCGGCAATACGTCTACGGCGAGCGGCACGGCCACGTTCAACATCGACGCCCACGCGCCCGTGGCGCCGACGGCCGCGTTCAGCCAGACCGGCAACCAGGGCACGTTCAGCGGCACCGGCGAGGCCGGCACGACGATCTACCTGACGCGCGTTGGCGACTTCGTCGACATCGCCGCCGCGACCGTCGGCGGCGACGGCAAGTGGACCGTCAAGACGTCGCCGCTGCCGAACGGCAGCTATACGATCCGGGCTGTGTCGGAAGACCTGGCCGGCAATTCGAAGAGCGCCCTGGCCGACGTGGCCTTCACGGTGAACAGCAGCGCCAACGTGACCGGCACCGCCGCCGCCGACAAGCTGGCGCCCGCCGGCGCGAATGCCGCGATCGATGGCCTGGGCGGCATCGACACGGTCACCTTCGCCGGTGCGCGGTCGAACTTTACGGTCGCCAAGGAAACCTGGGGCTACGGTGTGACGGACAAGGTCGGCGGCGCCGGCCACGACGCCGTGATCAACGTCGAGCGCCTGCAATTTTCCGACGGCAATGCCGTGGCGCTGGACATCAACGGCTCCGCCGGCGCAGCCTTCCGCCTGTACCAGGCCGCACTCGACCGCCCGGCGGAAAAGGCGGGCCTGGGTTTCTGGATCTACCAGCTGGACCGAGGGCTGTCGCTGGACGACATGGTGCAGGACATCATCGCCACGCAGCCGGAATTCATCCAGAAATACGGCGCCAACCCGACCGATGCCCAGTTCGTGAACCTGCTGTACGCCAACGTGCTGCACCGCACGCCGGACCAGGCGGGCTACGATTTCTGGCTGAAGGCGCTGACGAACCATGACACGACGCACGTCGGCATCGTCAAGTTTTTCAGTGAAAGCCCGGAAAACCAGGCGCAGGTCATCGGCAGCATCCAGAACGGCATCGAGTACACGCCCTGGAACGGCTGA
- a CDS encoding SlyX family protein, translated as MSDENRFINIEIKLADQENLVDTLNRTIYEQGRRIDQLEAMVAKLADHVRTLRDAGQGPLNERPPHY; from the coding sequence GTGAGCGACGAAAACCGTTTTATCAACATCGAAATCAAGCTGGCCGACCAGGAAAACCTCGTCGACACCCTTAACCGCACGATCTACGAACAGGGCCGCCGCATCGACCAGCTGGAAGCCATGGTGGCCAAGCTGGCCGACCATGTGCGCACGCTGCGCGATGCGGGACAGGGACCGCTCAACGAAAGGCCGCCGCATTATTGA
- a CDS encoding GNAT family N-acetyltransferase: MFTRSLDTGAFALPAPWDARPRSVRCPHRYELNVATAYYDRPDILDAWHRMLADAAGPETLFQSPRFFSHLIDMDRGRDANYELFIVRRSVDYAVVGVIPVRTLPCRIAFQAGPVPLFGQTLRACQILGSVPLLDPAETGLAQFVMQQLLNRYAECDALYLQAVPQEDVQAIAGVPAYVLNGWRACHTQPLPDSVDTYLKGFSAKKRYNLSRQIRLLTEAAGPLHVLRIDQPGQVGAMLEAMVATDASRTAGRADEQARLESLARHGLLLSYVIRCGENDVAVVYGMRSASVWHVYKILCRQDYMHLSVGTSAIHLAVQDVLARFKFDHIDFGYGTPHAEFRSTHVLQTRGLVLLHRARSVTAMLLKVHGMCNAMNEALIRQVKRFRK, encoded by the coding sequence ATGTTCACGCGTAGCCTCGATACGGGCGCGTTCGCGCTGCCGGCCCCATGGGACGCTCGTCCCCGATCGGTGCGTTGCCCGCACCGGTATGAGTTGAACGTCGCAACGGCTTATTACGACCGTCCGGACATCCTCGACGCATGGCACCGGATGCTGGCCGATGCGGCGGGGCCGGAAACGCTGTTCCAGTCGCCCCGGTTCTTCAGCCACCTGATCGACATGGATCGGGGGCGGGACGCGAACTACGAATTGTTCATCGTCCGCCGCAGCGTCGACTATGCGGTCGTCGGTGTGATCCCCGTGCGCACCCTGCCGTGCCGCATCGCCTTCCAGGCCGGTCCCGTGCCGCTGTTCGGACAGACGCTGCGCGCGTGCCAGATCCTCGGCAGTGTTCCGCTGCTCGATCCGGCGGAAACGGGGCTCGCCCAGTTCGTCATGCAGCAATTACTCAACCGCTATGCGGAGTGCGACGCGCTGTATCTGCAAGCCGTGCCGCAGGAGGACGTGCAGGCGATCGCGGGTGTGCCGGCGTATGTGTTGAACGGCTGGCGCGCGTGCCATACGCAGCCGCTGCCGGACAGCGTCGACACCTATCTGAAAGGCTTCAGCGCCAAGAAGCGTTACAACCTGTCGCGCCAGATCCGCCTGCTGACGGAAGCGGCCGGCCCGTTGCACGTGTTGCGCATCGACCAGCCCGGCCAGGTCGGCGCCATGCTGGAGGCCATGGTCGCCACCGACGCGTCCCGCACCGCCGGACGTGCCGACGAGCAGGCGCGCCTGGAGAGCCTGGCGCGCCATGGCCTGCTGCTGTCCTACGTGATCCGTTGCGGCGAGAACGACGTCGCCGTCGTGTACGGCATGCGGTCGGCGTCCGTCTGGCACGTCTACAAGATCCTGTGCCGGCAGGATTATATGCACCTGTCGGTCGGCACCAGCGCGATCCACCTGGCCGTGCAGGACGTGCTGGCCCGTTTCAAGTTCGACCACATCGACTTCGGCTACGGCACGCCGCACGCGGAGTTCCGCTCGACCCACGTATTGCAGACGCGCGGCCTTGTCCTGCTGCACCGCGCGCGCAGCGTGACGGCCATGCTGCTGAAGGTTCACGGCATGTGCAATGCCATGAACGAGGCGCTGATCCGCCAGGTGAAGCGGTTCCGGAAATGA
- a CDS encoding DUF3144 domain-containing protein, with protein sequence MSNNAPSPEFFDRANALINMANDQCASTHPSEVSASTLYASARFNAFIVAATTGNAETMASEKERALEYFTEQFRKMMEANLDDFIENYDTYMKRAEK encoded by the coding sequence ATGAGTAACAACGCCCCCAGCCCGGAATTCTTCGACCGCGCCAACGCCCTCATCAACATGGCGAACGACCAGTGCGCGTCGACCCATCCGAGCGAAGTCAGCGCATCGACGCTGTACGCCTCGGCGCGCTTCAACGCCTTCATCGTCGCGGCCACCACCGGCAACGCGGAGACCATGGCTTCGGAAAAGGAGCGGGCGCTGGAGTATTTCACCGAGCAGTTCCGCAAGATGATGGAAGCGAATCTTGATGATTTCATCGAGAACTACGACACGTACATGAAGCGGGCGGAGAAGTAA
- a CDS encoding TMEM175 family protein: MGKNRLEAFSDGVIAIIITIMVLELKVPHGADFSVLVPLWPVFMSYVLSFIYVGIYWNNHHHMLHAVKEVSGGVLWANLHLLFWLSLIPFVTAWMGENHFENGPTAAYGFVLFMCSIAYLILVQVLTAKHPKNAALAEAIGNDRKGKLSCVLYLAGVALSWFGAWLGFLVYAAVAIVWLIPDRRIEEKVAQEEQSERG, encoded by the coding sequence ATGGGAAAGAACCGGCTCGAAGCCTTCAGCGACGGCGTCATCGCCATCATCATCACCATCATGGTGCTGGAACTCAAAGTCCCGCACGGCGCGGACTTCAGCGTATTGGTTCCGCTCTGGCCCGTCTTCATGAGCTACGTGCTCAGTTTCATCTACGTGGGCATCTACTGGAACAACCACCACCACATGCTGCACGCCGTGAAGGAAGTCAGCGGCGGCGTCCTGTGGGCCAATCTGCACCTGCTGTTCTGGCTGTCGCTGATCCCGTTCGTGACCGCGTGGATGGGCGAGAACCATTTCGAGAACGGGCCAACCGCGGCATACGGCTTTGTCCTGTTCATGTGCTCGATTGCCTATCTGATCCTGGTACAGGTATTGACGGCGAAGCATCCGAAGAACGCGGCGCTGGCCGAGGCGATCGGCAACGATCGCAAGGGCAAGCTGTCCTGCGTTTTGTATCTGGCCGGCGTGGCCTTGTCGTGGTTTGGCGCCTGGCTCGGGTTCCTCGTCTATGCGGCCGTCGCCATCGTGTGGCTGATTCCGGACCGGCGCATCGAAGAAAAAGTGGCGCAGGAAGAACAATCGGAGCGGGGCTGA
- a CDS encoding M3 family metallopeptidase, with protein MNRSHILAVAVTAAVANLAHAAPASLLPASNPFAKPSTLQYQYPAFDKIKNEDFAPAFEEGMRQQSLEIDAIANNKAAPTFDNTIVAMERSGLLLNRVSTTFYSLVGANTNPTLDALDKDLAPKLAAHSDKIRLNEKLFKRIQTLYGKRAKLHLDPESAYLLERYHTDFVRAGAKLSAADKETLKTYNGKIAALQTQFSQNVLKEANASALVVDTREELAGMSDKAIDAAAALAKKDGLDGKFKVPVVNTTQQAPLSVLTNRATREKLLALSLARGSHGGDYDNRQIVLDLAKARAERAKLLGYPNHAAYMLEDQTAKTTDAVNNLLAEFSRPAVRNAKKEAGEIQKVIDAEGGKFQATAYDWNYYTDKVRQARYAFDENQLRPYFEFNNVLVNGVFFAATKEYGITFKERHDLPVYNPDVRVFDVFDADGKHLAIFLHDPYARSNKRGGAWMNAYVGQNKLLGTHPVIANHLNIPKPAAGEPTLLTYDEVRTMFHEFGHALHGMFSNVKYPRFSGTRVPRDYVEFPSQVNEMWMAWPEVLSNYAKHYQTGAAMPKELLDKVQASSKFNEGYRTTEYLAASILDQKWHQLGAEQIPTDVLGFEATALHDAGVDFPLVPPRYRTTYFSHVFSGGYSAGYYGYLWAEKLDADTVEWFKEHGGLTRANGDRFRQMLLSRGGTMDAMDMYRNFRGRDAKIEPLLERRGLTGE; from the coding sequence ATGAACCGTTCGCACATCCTGGCCGTCGCTGTTACCGCAGCCGTCGCCAACCTGGCCCATGCCGCCCCCGCTTCGCTGCTACCGGCGTCCAACCCGTTCGCCAAGCCGAGCACCCTGCAATACCAGTACCCGGCCTTCGACAAGATCAAGAACGAGGACTTCGCGCCGGCGTTCGAAGAAGGCATGCGCCAGCAGTCGCTGGAAATCGACGCCATCGCCAATAACAAGGCGGCGCCGACCTTCGACAATACGATCGTCGCGATGGAGCGTTCGGGTCTGCTGCTGAACCGCGTCTCGACCACGTTCTACAGCCTGGTCGGTGCCAACACGAATCCCACGCTCGATGCGCTCGACAAGGATCTCGCGCCGAAACTGGCCGCCCACAGCGACAAGATCCGCCTGAACGAAAAACTGTTCAAGCGCATCCAGACGCTGTACGGCAAGCGCGCCAAGCTGCACCTCGATCCGGAATCGGCTTACCTGCTCGAGCGTTATCACACCGATTTCGTGCGTGCCGGCGCCAAACTGTCCGCCGCCGACAAGGAAACGCTGAAAACGTATAACGGCAAGATCGCCGCCCTGCAGACCCAGTTCAGCCAGAACGTGCTGAAGGAAGCGAATGCGTCGGCGCTCGTCGTCGACACGCGCGAAGAACTCGCCGGCATGTCGGACAAGGCCATCGACGCCGCCGCCGCGCTGGCGAAAAAGGATGGTCTCGACGGCAAGTTCAAGGTGCCGGTCGTGAACACGACGCAGCAGGCGCCGCTGTCCGTGCTGACCAACCGCGCGACGCGCGAAAAACTGCTGGCCCTGTCGCTGGCCCGCGGCAGCCACGGTGGCGATTACGACAACCGCCAGATCGTGCTGGACCTCGCCAAGGCACGTGCCGAGCGCGCGAAGCTGCTGGGCTACCCGAACCACGCCGCCTACATGCTGGAAGACCAGACAGCCAAGACGACGGATGCCGTCAACAACCTGCTGGCCGAATTCTCCAGGCCGGCCGTGCGCAACGCGAAGAAGGAAGCGGGCGAGATCCAGAAGGTCATCGATGCCGAAGGCGGCAAATTCCAGGCGACCGCCTACGACTGGAACTATTACACCGACAAGGTGCGCCAGGCACGCTATGCGTTCGACGAAAACCAGCTGCGTCCCTATTTTGAGTTCAACAACGTGCTCGTGAACGGCGTGTTCTTCGCCGCCACCAAGGAATACGGCATCACGTTCAAGGAACGCCACGACCTGCCGGTGTACAACCCGGACGTGCGCGTGTTCGACGTGTTCGATGCCGACGGCAAGCACCTGGCGATCTTCCTGCACGACCCGTACGCCCGCTCGAACAAGCGCGGCGGTGCGTGGATGAATGCCTACGTCGGCCAGAACAAGCTGCTGGGCACGCACCCGGTCATCGCGAACCACCTGAACATCCCGAAGCCGGCGGCCGGCGAGCCGACCCTGCTGACGTACGACGAAGTGCGCACGATGTTCCACGAGTTCGGCCATGCGCTGCACGGCATGTTCTCGAACGTGAAATACCCGCGCTTCTCGGGCACCCGCGTGCCGCGCGACTATGTCGAATTCCCGTCGCAGGTCAACGAGATGTGGATGGCCTGGCCGGAGGTACTCTCCAACTACGCCAAGCATTATCAGACGGGCGCGGCCATGCCGAAGGAACTGCTGGATAAAGTCCAGGCCTCGTCCAAGTTCAACGAAGGTTACCGCACGACCGAGTACCTCGCCGCGTCGATCCTGGACCAGAAATGGCATCAATTGGGCGCCGAACAGATCCCGACCGACGTGCTGGGCTTCGAGGCCACCGCGCTGCACGACGCCGGCGTCGACTTCCCGCTCGTCCCGCCGCGCTACCGCACGACGTACTTCTCGCACGTGTTCTCGGGCGGCTATTCGGCCGGCTACTATGGCTACCTGTGGGCCGAGAAGCTGGATGCCGACACCGTCGAATGGTTCAAGGAACACGGCGGCCTGACGCGCGCGAACGGCGACCGCTTCCGCCAGATGCTGCTGTCGCGCGGCGGCACGATGGACGCGATGGACATGTACCGCAACTTCCGCGGCCGTGATGCGAAGATCGAGCCGCTGCTGGAACGCCGCGGGCTGACGGGCGAGTAA
- a CDS encoding DUF4404 family protein, translating into MLPENENTLKAHLKTLHRSLEETGEVDDELEMLLRQLDGDIKHVLDKRAQDADANTYGLASRTQELTARFAIRHPHLEPALRELGNILASMGI; encoded by the coding sequence ATGCTGCCCGAAAACGAAAATACCCTGAAAGCGCACCTCAAAACGCTGCACCGCAGCCTCGAGGAAACCGGCGAAGTCGACGACGAACTGGAAATGCTGCTGCGCCAGCTCGACGGCGACATCAAGCACGTGCTCGACAAGCGCGCCCAGGATGCCGACGCAAACACCTACGGCCTGGCCTCGCGCACCCAGGAGCTGACGGCCCGCTTCGCCATCCGCCATCCTCACCTGGAACCCGCCCTGCGTGAGCTCGGCAACATCCTCGCCAGCATGGGCATCTGA
- a CDS encoding YgiQ family radical SAM protein has translation MNSPANLFANVAKRSSRAPAAPFLPMSRAEMDKLGWDSCDIILITGDAYIDHPSFGMALVGRLLEAQGYRVGIISQPDWTSVEPFRALGKPNLYWGITAGNMDSMVNRYTADRKIRSDDAYTPNGEPNKRPDRAVTVYCQRAREAFPGVPVIAGSIEASLRRIAHYDYWSDKVRRSVLFESKADLVIFGNAERALVDVTRRIAAGENIKSIRDLRGTAFLVPHGWLPDEEWTVHNSTRVDVPGRIDAQPNPYAMALEDPKQCALDNAQPEPEVKPIVIMTREQRQAAAREKAQKTVVRLPSFETVSEDPVMYAHASRVFHLESNPGNARALVQQHGDRDVWLNPPPLPLAMDEMDGVYDLQYARAPHPSYGKAHIPAWEMIRYSVNIMRGCFGGCTFCSITEHEGRIIQSRSEPSILREIELIRDTTKNFAGTITDLGGPTANMYRLACKDKKIEESCRRLSCVYPTICSNLGTDHSKLISLYRKARAIPGIKKILIGSGLRYDLAVRSPEYVKELVTHHVGGLLKIAPEHTEEGTLSKMMKPGIGAYDEFKALFDKYSREAGKKQYLIPYFIAAHPGSTDEDMLNLALWLKKNNFHLDQVQTFTPTPMAMATTMYHSGKNPLHKVTEDSEEVLTAKSGKTRKLHKAFLRYYDPENWPVLREGLKRMGRGDLIGNGERHLVPPAGSEQEVAPQRGERRPPVAPRSEAPKGRVIEVATRRNGRGGERRGEPAPFMAPPSKAKAGILSTIKSKPKAGRK, from the coding sequence ATGAACTCCCCTGCCAATCTTTTCGCGAACGTCGCCAAGCGTTCCAGCCGCGCCCCCGCGGCCCCGTTCCTGCCCATGTCCCGTGCCGAGATGGACAAGCTGGGCTGGGATTCGTGCGACATCATCCTGATCACGGGCGACGCCTACATCGACCATCCGAGTTTCGGCATGGCCCTCGTCGGCCGCCTGCTGGAAGCGCAGGGGTATCGTGTCGGCATCATCAGCCAGCCGGACTGGACCTCCGTCGAACCGTTCCGCGCGCTGGGCAAGCCGAACCTGTACTGGGGCATCACGGCCGGCAACATGGACTCGATGGTCAACCGCTACACGGCCGACCGCAAGATCCGCTCGGATGACGCCTACACCCCGAACGGCGAGCCGAACAAGCGTCCGGACCGCGCGGTGACCGTGTACTGCCAGCGTGCGCGCGAAGCGTTCCCGGGCGTGCCCGTCATCGCCGGTTCGATCGAAGCATCGCTGCGCCGCATCGCGCACTACGATTACTGGTCGGACAAGGTGCGCCGCTCCGTGCTGTTCGAATCGAAGGCCGACCTCGTCATCTTCGGCAACGCCGAACGCGCGCTCGTCGACGTCACCCGCCGCATCGCGGCAGGCGAGAACATCAAGTCCATCCGCGACCTGCGCGGCACGGCCTTCCTCGTGCCGCACGGCTGGCTGCCTGATGAAGAATGGACCGTGCACAATTCCACCCGCGTGGACGTGCCGGGCCGCATCGACGCGCAGCCGAACCCGTACGCGATGGCGCTGGAAGATCCGAAGCAATGCGCGCTGGACAATGCGCAGCCGGAACCGGAGGTGAAGCCGATCGTCATCATGACGCGCGAGCAGCGCCAGGCGGCCGCGCGCGAGAAGGCGCAGAAGACCGTCGTCCGTCTGCCGAGTTTTGAAACCGTCAGCGAAGATCCGGTGATGTACGCGCACGCATCGCGCGTGTTCCACCTGGAATCGAACCCGGGCAATGCGCGCGCGCTTGTGCAGCAGCACGGCGACCGCGACGTCTGGCTGAACCCGCCGCCGCTGCCGCTCGCGATGGACGAGATGGACGGTGTCTATGATCTGCAGTACGCGCGCGCACCGCACCCGAGCTATGGCAAGGCGCACATCCCGGCCTGGGAAATGATCCGCTACTCCGTGAACATCATGCGCGGCTGCTTCGGCGGTTGCACGTTCTGCTCGATCACGGAGCACGAGGGCCGCATCATCCAGAGCCGTTCGGAACCGTCGATCCTGCGCGAGATCGAACTGATCCGCGACACGACGAAGAATTTTGCCGGCACCATCACGGACCTGGGCGGCCCGACCGCGAACATGTACCGCCTTGCGTGCAAGGACAAGAAGATCGAGGAATCGTGCCGCCGCCTGTCGTGCGTGTACCCGACCATCTGCAGCAACCTGGGCACGGACCACAGCAAGCTGATCTCGCTGTACCGCAAGGCGCGCGCGATCCCGGGCATCAAGAAGATCCTGATCGGCTCGGGCCTGCGCTACGACCTGGCCGTGCGCTCGCCGGAATACGTCAAGGAACTGGTCACGCACCACGTCGGCGGCCTGTTGAAGATCGCGCCGGAGCACACGGAAGAGGGCACGCTCTCCAAGATGATGAAGCCGGGCATCGGTGCCTATGACGAGTTCAAGGCGTTGTTCGACAAGTACTCGAGAGAGGCGGGCAAGAAGCAATACCTGATCCCGTACTTCATCGCCGCCCACCCGGGCTCGACGGACGAGGACATGCTGAACCTGGCCCTCTGGCTCAAAAAGAACAATTTCCACCTCGACCAGGTGCAAACGTTCACGCCGACGCCGATGGCCATGGCGACAACGATGTACCACTCGGGTAAAAATCCGCTGCACAAGGTCACCGAGGATTCGGAAGAGGTCCTCACGGCGAAGAGCGGCAAGACGAGGAAATTGCACAAGGCATTCCTGCGCTACTACGACCCGGAAAACTGGCCGGTCCTGCGCGAGGGCCTGAAGCGCATGGGCCGCGGCGACCTGATCGGCAATGGCGAGCGCCATCTGGTGCCGCCGGCCGGGTCCGAGCAGGAAGTTGCGCCGCAGCGTGGCGAGCGCCGTCCGCCGGTCGCGCCGCGCAGCGAGGCGCCGAAAGGCCGCGTGATCGAGGTAGCGACGCGGCGCAATGGACGCGGCGGTGAACGTCGTGGCGAGCCGGCACCGTTCATGGCGCCGCCGTCGAAGGCGAAGGCGGGGATTTTGTCGACGATCAAATCGAAGCCCAAGGCGGGCCGCAAGTAA
- a CDS encoding AI-2E family transporter yields the protein MIHGALRDERSGPFVWTGIIGVTCLLLVLLEHMLWLVLPFILGTVMYYILLGPMQRLLRAGFTRNVSATLVCIVFYGATILLVMAAMTWTAAPGDADGWHKTGALYLDGGVAFVRNTMTLLEAKFPILAEMHLTSIVNKRFKAYTDNFAQRHLTSILLGAAGWLPSLLLAPFLAFFFLRDGLRFKKFLARAVPNAYFERTLFLLHQVDQTARRYFEGLLKLTVLDTIVLGFGLWVIGVSSPLLLGFISALLAWVPFVGSVVGCMMVVVVAATDAPNNPLIAYGAIVVFILARLLDDFVFMPLTLGRSLHIHPLVTVLMIFIGGALSGVAGLMLVLPLLGVVMVVGETMGRLMTNPRLRARHRYARRLRDKQASADLSV from the coding sequence GTGATCCACGGCGCCCTCCGCGACGAGCGCAGCGGCCCCTTCGTCTGGACCGGCATCATCGGCGTGACGTGTCTGCTGCTGGTGCTGCTCGAGCACATGCTGTGGCTGGTGCTGCCCTTCATTCTCGGCACCGTCATGTACTACATCCTGCTGGGCCCGATGCAACGCCTGCTGCGCGCCGGCTTTACCCGCAACGTCTCGGCCACGCTCGTGTGCATCGTGTTCTACGGCGCCACCATCCTGCTGGTGATGGCGGCGATGACCTGGACCGCGGCCCCCGGCGACGCCGACGGCTGGCACAAGACGGGCGCGCTGTACCTGGACGGCGGCGTCGCCTTCGTGCGCAACACGATGACGCTGCTGGAAGCGAAGTTCCCGATCCTGGCCGAGATGCATTTGACGTCGATCGTCAACAAGCGCTTCAAGGCTTATACGGACAACTTCGCCCAGCGCCACCTGACGTCCATCCTGCTGGGCGCGGCCGGCTGGCTGCCGTCACTGCTGCTGGCGCCGTTCCTCGCCTTCTTCTTTCTGCGCGACGGCCTGCGCTTCAAAAAATTCCTCGCCCGCGCCGTGCCGAACGCCTATTTCGAACGCACGTTGTTCCTGCTGCACCAGGTCGACCAGACGGCGCGCCGCTACTTCGAGGGCTTATTGAAGCTGACCGTGCTGGACACCATCGTTCTTGGCTTCGGCCTGTGGGTGATCGGCGTCTCGTCGCCGCTGCTGCTGGGTTTTATTTCGGCGCTGCTGGCATGGGTCCCATTCGTCGGCTCGGTCGTGGGCTGCATGATGGTCGTGGTCGTGGCCGCCACGGATGCGCCGAATAATCCGCTGATCGCGTACGGTGCCATCGTCGTGTTCATCCTCGCGCGGCTGCTGGACGATTTCGTCTTCATGCCGCTGACCTTGGGGCGCAGCCTGCACATCCATCCGCTGGTGACGGTGCTGATGATCTTCATCGGCGGGGCGCTGTCCGGCGTGGCTGGGCTGATGCTCGTGTTGCCGCTGCTGGGTGTCGTGATGGTCGTCGGCGAGACCATGGGGCGCCTGATGACTAATCCGCGGCTCAGGGCCAGGCATCGGTATGCGCGCAGGTTGCGCGACAAACAGGCAAGCGCCGACCTGAGCGTATAA
- a CDS encoding cyclic nucleotide-binding domain-containing protein: protein MEIKFVDGLMHERRYLPDEIVFDEGEEGQALYLVMSGRVQISRSHSRGRQIVGELSAGSFFGDLALLDNSPRSAQVRALDACELAVFFRDDFLALMETDAVIGYKISLALARHIGQRLRGWLDGNAQVEAL, encoded by the coding sequence TTGGAAATCAAATTCGTCGACGGCCTCATGCATGAACGGCGCTACCTGCCGGACGAGATCGTGTTCGACGAAGGCGAGGAAGGTCAGGCGCTGTATCTCGTGATGAGCGGCCGCGTGCAGATCAGCCGCAGCCACAGCCGGGGCCGCCAGATCGTGGGCGAACTGAGCGCCGGAAGTTTCTTCGGCGACCTGGCCCTGCTGGACAATTCCCCGCGCAGCGCCCAGGTCCGCGCCCTCGACGCGTGCGAGCTGGCCGTGTTCTTCCGCGACGACTTCCTGGCCCTGATGGAAACGGATGCCGTGATCGGCTACAAGATCTCGCTCGCCCTGGCCCGCCACATCGGCCAGCGCCTGCGCGGCTGGCTCGACGGCAACGCCCAGGTGGAGGCACTGTGA